One region of Ptiloglossa arizonensis isolate GNS036 chromosome 8, iyPtiAriz1_principal, whole genome shotgun sequence genomic DNA includes:
- the Mad gene encoding mothers against decapentaplegic homolog 1 → MDDEEGSSSSGPMSSLNSLFSFTSPAVKKLLGWKQGDEEEKWAEKAVDSLVKKLKKRKGAIEELEHALSCPGTPSKCVTIPRSLDGRLQVSHRKGLPHVIYCRVWRWPDLQSHHELKPLELCQYPFSAKQKEVCINPYHYKRVESPVLPPVLVPRHSEYAPGHSLLPFQQIAEPTMPHNVSYSSSGFNAGSTGGVNPTSPMSSVGSVPSPGSTTSPNPQSPYGTNGLPETPPPAYSPPEDGSQPGQSPPPDPVAMDTSGTAEVAPVCYQEPPYWASIAYYELNCRVGEVFHCHSHSVIVDGFTNPSNNSDRFCLGQLSNVNRNSTIENTRRHIGKGVHLYYVGGEVYAECLSDSAIFVQSRNCNHHHGFHPSTVCKIPPGCSLKIFNNQEFAQLLSQSVNHGFEAVYELTKMCTIRMSFVKGWGAEYHRQDVTSTPCWIEAHLHGPLQWLDKVLTQMGSPHNAISSVS, encoded by the exons ATGGATGATGAAGAAGGATCATCAAGCTCTGGACCTATGTCTTCGTTGAAcagtttattttcatttactaGTCCTGCTGTAAAGAAGTTGCTCGGTTGGAAACAGGgcgacgaagaagaaaaatgggCAGAAAAGGCAGTGGATTCTttagtaaaaaaattaaaaaaacgaaaagGTGCAATAGAAGAATTGGAACATGCTTTAAGTTGTCCAGGCACACCTAGTAAATGTGTAACAATTCCAAGAAGTTTAGACGGTAGATTGCAAGTTTCACATCGTAAGGGTTTACCGCATGTAATTTATTGTCGAGTATGGAGATGGCCAGATTTGCAATCACACCACGAATTGAAACCATTGGAATTATGTCAATACCCTTTCTCTGCAAAACAGAAAGAAGTGTGCATCAATCCTTACCATTATAAAAGAGTGGAAAGTCCAGTACTACCGCCAGTTCTGGTTCCTAGACATTCAGAATATGCTCCAGGACATTCATTGTTACCATTTCAACAAATAGCAGAACCAACAATGCCGCATAATGTATCCTATTCTTCCAGTGGATTCAATGCTGGATCCACTGGTGGTGTAAATCCAACTTCACCTATGTCTTCGGTTGGATCTGTTCCAAGTCCAGGAAGTACAACATCACCAAATCCACAGAGTCCGTATGGTACTAATGGATTGCCAGAAACTCCACCTCCAGCATATTCTCCGCCTGAAGATGGTTCGCAACCTGGGCAGTCACCACCACCTGATCCGGTAGCAATGGATACAAGTGGAACAGCTGAAGTAGCTCCAGTGTGTTACCAAGAACCTCCTTATTGGGCCTCTATTGCATATTATGAATTAAATTGTAGAGTGGGTGAAGTTTTTCATTGTCATTCTCATTCTGTTATCGTGGATGGCTTTACAAATCCAAGCAACAACTCAGATCGTTTTTGTCTTGGACAGTTGTCCAATGTTAATCGAAATTCTACCATTGAAAATACAAGAAGACATATAGGCAAAGGAGTGCATCTGTATTATGTAGGTGGTGAAGTGTATGCAGAATGTCTCTCTGATTCTGCTATTTTTGTGCAGTCTAGAAATTGTAATCATCATCATGGATTTCATCCTAGTACAGTTTGTAAAATTCCACCAGGATGTTCATTGAAGATATTTAATAACCAGGAGTTTGCCCAGCTGCTTTCACAAAGTGTTAATCATGGTTTTGAAGCTGTCTACGAATTAACGAAAATGTGTACCATaag AATGTCCTTTGTTAAAGGATGGGGTGCTGAATACCATCGACAGGATGTTACATCAACTCCCTGTTGGATCGAGGCCCATTTACACGGACCCTTACAGTGGTTGGATAAAGTGTTAACACAAATGGGTTCTCCTCATAATGCTATAAGTTCTGTGTCATAA